tcaaagatggttatgtttcctagccatagacatgagttgtcatttgattaacgggatcacatcattaggagaatgatgtgattgacttgacccattccgttagcttagcactcgatcgtttagtatgttgctattgctttcttcatgacttatacatatgttcttatgactatgagattatgcaactcccgtttaccggaggaacactttgtgtgttaccaaacgtcacaacgtaactgggtgattataaaggtgctctacaggtgtctccgaaagtacttgttgggttggcgtatttcgagattaggatttgtcactccgattgtcggagaggtatctctgggccctctcggtaatgcacatcacttaagccttgcaagcattgcaactaatgagttagttgtgggatgatgtattacggaacgagtaaagagacttgacggtaacgagattgaactaggtattgagataccgacgatcgaatctcgggcaagtaacatatcgatgacaaagggaacaacgtatgttgttatgcggtctgatcgataaagatcttcgtagaatatgtgggagccaatatgagcatccaggttccgctattggttattgaccggagacgtgtctcggtcatgtttacatagttctcgaacccgtagggtccgcacgcttaacgtttcaatgacagttatattatgagtttatatgttttgatgtaccgaaggttgtttgtagtcccggatgtgatcacggacatgacgaggagtctcgaaatggtcgagacatgaagattgatatattggaagcctatatttggatatcggaagtgttccgggtgaaatcaggattttaccggaataccgaggggttaccggaaccccctgggagcttaatgggccatagtgggcctttgtggagaagaggagaggcggccagggcagggccgcgcgcccctcccccctagtccgaataggacaaggggaggggggagcggcgccccccttccttcctctcctccacctctttcccctccactcctaatctgactaggaaaagggagggagtcctactcccggtgggagtaggactccacctggcgcgcccctcctggccggccgcacctccccccttgctcctttatatacgggggcagggggcaccctagagactcaacaattgatcgtttgatcttttagccgtgtgcggtgcccccctccaccatagtccacctcgataatactgtagcggtgcttaggcgaagccctgcgtcggtagaacatcatcatcgtcaccacgccgtcgtgctgacaaaactctccctcaacactcggctggatcggagttcgagggacgtcatcgagctgaacgtgtgtagaactcggaggtgccgtgcgttcggtacttgatcggtcggatcgtgaagacgttcgactacatcaaccgcgttgtgataacgcttccgctgtcggtctacgagggtacgtagacaacactctcccctctcgttgctatgcatcaccatgatcttgcgtgtgcgtaggaatttttttgaaattacaacGCTCCCCAACAATGCATCCCATGCCGCCAAGGCCACCGCCACCCACGCCGCCAAGGCCACCGTCACCAATGGCGCGAATCATGGCTCTTTTTTGCATCAAGACTTCTTCACGGGCAAGATTTACATACTCCTTTTGCGCCTCATTGAGAATAGATGTGTCCAAGAAGAACAAGTGCTTCTCCCAATCCAACAATCTAGATCGCTCCTCCATGCCCACCTTCCTCTCCTCCAATGCCACCTTCCTCTCCTCGGCCGCCAACCTCCTCTCCTCGGCCGCGGCATCTTGGTTCCTTGCCATCTTCCTCACCTCGTTGGCTTCTTTTCTTGCCTTCACAATAGCTTCCATAGCATTTTTGAGCTCATCATCtcctttcctcttcttcttttcttttgcgtCTTTCTTGGTACCATCCGATCGTTTTGGCTTCGAGAATGAAACCGAGTTTGGTGTGGGGCTTCTCTTGCCGTCATCACTTGATCTTCCCCTTCTTTCATTTCTCATCATCCTTCAATGCTTCATAGCAATGAGGCAAGGTAAATGGCCTTCCTTTCTTGATCTTCCCCTTCTTGGTCCTCTTCTCCTCTCCTTTGAACAAGTTTTGTGCAATATTTAACTACATGAAAACAAAACAAGTTAGCACTACAAACACCAACAACAAGCATGATGAACATGGATGAAATGGCACTTACCCTATCTTCATCATTAGTGCCACTTGGGTTCAACTTGTCAACCGCCTTTTGTGCGGCCGCCCACCTTTGACAATCATTGTTGATTGTCGACCACCGGGAGCGAACAGATCGATCGGAGCGGTCAATTCCACTCTCGTTGCGTAGATCAAAGTGTTCCTTCATCCGATTCCAATAagcatctctactttgatcacctCCAACGGATGGATCCCTCGACACTTGCAACCAAGTTTTGCATAGCAAGACATCTTCTTCGTTGGTGTAGTTGCCTCCTCTTCCTTTCGGTGCGTCGACAATGCCCTCACCATCCTCGTCCACCTCGAACTCATGGTCTTCGAAATGCATGTCATTGGTTTGAGACCAATGCGAATTGTTGGAGCCAACACCCATAGTTGACATGTATGCCTTATCGTTGACACTACAAAGTATATAGAACAATGCAAATAAGCTATCTATATGTATGCATTCAAaaataacaacaacaaaaaagtTGGCGAAATTTTATACCTTTGGGGCATTTCCTCGAACACATTGTGCGCGTCGGCCGCCGGCTCAACAAGTGAGCTTGCCGGCACTTCGGTAGCAGCCGCGCCCGTCGCACGCCCTGCAACCTTCTTCCTCGACGGCTTCGAGGAGCCGGAGCCGTCCGccgccttgttcttcttcgcGGATGTCTTGCCCTTCTTTGGCCGCGCCGCATTTGGGAGCTTCGAGAGGGGGGCACGTGGCTTCACGGCGGGCGCCGGTGCGACGCCACCCGCCGCCGAGGTCATCCGCGGCAGCATGAAGAGGCCGCGCGCGATGCCGGTGCTCGGAGGAGCTCCGGCGGAGGCGAAGCCAAAGCTCCCTGTGCTAgggtttgcggcggcggcggtggaggggtCGCGGCTGTAGGAATGGGCGAGGGGGGTGCCGGCGCGGGCGTCCATCGGGTCAATTCATCGACAGCGGCGCGTGCGGGGCGAAGGTGGCGCGGTGGAGAGAGTGCGGCGCGAGCGCTCGAGTGTGCCGCACGCGGAAGCGGGCGCACCAAATACACAGCGCGCGCTGGCGATTCGGACCGCGCGCCCAACTCTATATGCCGCGCGCGCTTATTACGCGTCCGCTGGAGCCCCTCTACCGATTACGCGTGCGCTAAAAAAAGCAAATTTACGGCGCGGCAATTATTTAGCgtggctgttggagatgctctcatGCAAGGATCGATTGAGCCAGCCAGCCGGTTTTAATGAGTTCGGGCTGAGAGCTTCGCAGGCTTGGGGTCGTCTCCGAGAAGGTGGAGGTGCGGTTCGAGGAGCTCACCGTGGAGGCCGACGTGAGCATGCGCCACGCGTGCTGCCGATGCTGCTCAACTGCGCCGTCAATGCCGCCCAGGTATATGTTTTTACTTGCGACAGAAAAATTATTGCTCCATGCGTGGATATATCCATTGCTCAATTGTTCGCCGAGGAACCACCAGTTAATTAGTACCTCTGATtataaatataagacgttttgatAGTTCAATTTAAACagccaaaacatcttatattcaTGAACAGAGGGTGTACAGTCCAACTGAACCCGCAAGCATCAGCTAGTTACCGCTGGTCGCCACGGTCGTGTGCTAGTTGTTGTTGTTGGTCGTGTGTTTGTGCTAGCGCACGCTAGCTCAAGAGAGAAAGAATGACAGAAAGGTGAGGATAAATATGACATGCGGACCTGGCCAGTCGGTGAGAGTAGTCTGTGATGCCATTAGGGTCGTCTTTTTCCCTGTACGCCAAATGGGCCTAGGGTCAAAATAGACCGGGATCGATTAGTACAGGGTACAAACTTTAGAGATTTTAAAATTAGGGTTCATTTGCGACAGGCTATATAAATTCAAGGTTTAAAATAGACTTCACGCATTAGAACAAGTTTAACATAGTAGGATAAGTTTTAAACTAAACTGCAACACATAATATAGTCTTAAACCTAATGCAACATGCAAGAGGCAACATGAGCTCTCTAGACGGTCACGGCAAAGGCGTCGTCGTACTTCTTGCACTTGGTGACCACCTCCATGCCGTCGTCGTTGAAGACAACCATCAAGGTGTCGGGAGTCAGCAACTTCAAGGTCACCATGTACCCAATCCTGATCTGGTGAACGGTGACGAAGGAGGCCCAACCCTGGTCAAGAGTGACCCTGTCGTGGATCACACTGACCATGACCCTCCATGCGCACCCGGTGTACGTCTTCAATCTGAACTTTGTAGGAACGGCGGGGAAGTGCTTCGTGAAGCCTAGAGGCAAAGGCAAGCTCTCCAGCTTCGGAGCAAGGATCACCTTGGAGAAGAGGGTTGGGCATGCCTGCCCGTAGTTCCTCCGCTTGCCGCGGGGGGCTCCTACACCACCACGTCGTTCCCAAGGGCGGCATGACCTCCTTTCCATTGTCCAATGGCGGCACGACCTCCTTGCCCTTGTCTAATGACGGCACAACTTCTGTGTCGATCTACATTTTGAACAACATGAAGATCAAAGATCAACATTCATTGCTATCGGCCTAACGCTTCTATATTTACCTACCCTACTTACGCACCACCGCATTCAAACCCTCTCTGtctctcctcctccacctctCTGTTTCACCACCTATCGGCCTAACACCATGAACCCCATCCCCAGGGGCATTCGATGGAGGGCCTTCTTCCGCAGGTGCTCGCTCAGTGACTGCACAAAGTTTGAGAACACCGTGGAAGTGTGCTCGAACTTCAGTAGCATCGAAGACATGCACAAGGAGGCAGACGCTGTGGTAAAGAAGGCTATGGTGGAGGAGTTGATGACACTGATTCCTGACCCAGCGAAGGGCGCTATATCAGCGGACATCCTGCGCTGGACCATGCATCAGGCAGACTCCAGCGATGCTAGACAGAGGGCAAGATGCTGGGCAGAGTACGTGGCTCCTCAAGACAAGCGTGCCACAACGTTCTGGACTAGGATGTTGGTAGCACTGGAGGATGACCATGATGCGATGAAGATGGTGGTCAGGGCGCCGGCGGTAGGCGACCGTGCAAGACCCATCGTTCGTGATGAAGACGATGAGGACGAGATTGCGGATGGtgagtgtaacgcccacgatgcggctatatctcccacgtgtcgaggcacgacttagaggcataaccgcattgtaggtattgtcgcaagaagggtcatcttcacacaatcccatgtaatgaacaagaatgggacaaagagagttggcttacaatcgccacttcacacaatacataaattaattcatacagcaaccaaaatccacacatagaccggccacggtcaaatccaaatgaaaataagataacctcaaatgctagatccccgatcgtcccaactgagCTCCACTACTGaccatcaggaaacgaaacatagtaacgaccacggtcctcgtcgaacacccacttgagctcggttgcgtcacctgcactggtatcgtcgacacctgcaactattttggtagaatctgtgggtcacgaggactcagcaatctcacacccgcgagatcaagactatttaagcaacatgatgcaatacatgcatgatatgcgagatgtgatatgcgatgcatatgcgtgctccagaagggaaaagatgaacaagacatcaacttggcaaaccaagtattccgttggaaagatgagatgatttcggtcgaaatcgatataaagatcaccggaaaaggatgcacggtttgcaaatggtaagcaaaacaagaatgacacaaatctgcgattaacagcatgatggcACTTcgaatacatcaagaaactatgctacagcaccccaacatagcaacaaagcatatggcagtgatctataagagatgcttgacaaacgatgaacactgagctacggctagatcacaatataacaggtcaaaacaagcatggcaaaagtgcaaaagatatcagcttcactgacttagtgaaaatactgaacatggattaaacaacatcaggtagcaatgttcagagcaagcaatcaacatgctacaggaacttatcatagcaaaaaaaggcatgccatgaatctactaaatgcatagaacaaaagtcccttactgaccatgagacaaaaaggcacagaagatatgatggcacccatgtaaacatagcaagtttcgttaacaggtttcagacttaacagaaaacagagaatggcattaacagaattatgaaggcatctttgtgagctcgattcactcatcacaagacaattcatgacaaaacaaggaTACCAAAAGTAATAcgacatgtttatgaagctatccatggcaagagcacattcatagcatgtatggatcaactacaacaaccttgacaaaattgaatagcatgttaacattctgccaggaacattttatagcaaaagtagagcaagatttaaacatgctagagcactccataattgcaaaaaggggcatggatggatagagcataaccatatattcaaaacatacttactgaagtatctcaaaataagcacggatctcactgtagcatcaagtttacttGGCATAAAAAAACAGCAGCTAAAGGActtagcaaaatcctaagtccctgaaaacagaaacatcacgaagccttgTTTGCATACTTGTGCTAGTCGTCaaatagatcacaaaaatacatggcatacacccctgtaaagatggcatagcatagttcaaaacacatgtagagctcatgctcataagatgcacacatcgaatgcaacaaaaatgacaaaacatcaagttctgttaacagacagcagttaacatcatatagcactcttgaaacgatgatttaggcatcaagatgaactcaaacaagcatggcacaatggagcaaaatgaagagcatctcctgttgaggatataaccattagagtcacccgcccaggaggggccgggttacgtcataatgatcatcacgtgaagcccagtaccaagcttgaggacggcgggtcagtaatgggcttaagacccggagatggcttaaggcccgtagtgataaaccaccgttatggtgaaacttgtagtgtaaggcaagaatagttaagagtccgagccggacactgttataagccggtcgggactctgagagccgctgggcgtcaacctctctatataaagggacgaagcggcggcggttcagggacaagatcaaatcgataaccaggcagggcggtttagctcctggtcatcgaaaccctaatcaatacaacctcaactggacgtaggcttttaccttcattgTAAGGGGTCAAatcagtataatcctcgtgtcctttgtcccgcttaacccctttaagcttcctagctgcgatggctccacgactaagtccttgcacgaggacatctgccgtgataattccacgacatctcctgatgaacattttgatatatcattcACGCAAAACGAAGCAGCATGCAAGGagatatgatgtgatgaacagGGCAACATACTGTGAGAAATTCGGGACTTAGAAGAAAAACGAGGGGGGGAGTCAACCTCAGATCTTGATCTAGGGGTCATGCACGTGAACCGAGGCGgccggagcttcgccggagtTGGAGGGAGATGCCCGGAGGAGGCGCGGCGAGGCGGCTAGGAGCTCGGGCGGCGCCGGATCCGGGACGGCGCGGTCCCTGGAGGCGGCAGCGCCCACGGGCGATGGCGGGACCGCGCTGgagggcgcggggcggcgcggcgcagTCGTCACGGCGGCGTCCGGCGGCGGGGCCGTGGAtggacggcggcggggcgcggaGGACCGAGCGGCGGCGCGAgaggcggggcgcgggcggcggagacgcgggccgcgggggccgacCTCGGGCACGGGCGGGCTGGCGGCGGGGAGCGCCACGTGGCGGCTTCCCGTTGGcttgggcgcggcggcggatgcgtccggctcggaccggacgtgtccggcgccgGAGAGGGGTgaggctagggtttggactgcgtgAAAAATCCGGAGGGGATCACATATTTGtagatagagggagctaggagactccaaatgaggtgcggttttcgcccacacaatcgtgatcgaacgaccgagggcatggagggggcttagatgggttattgggctgttttgcaggggtgttgggctgcaacacacaagagacctttgcggttacccggttaaccgttggagcatcaaacgacctccaaatggaacgaaacttgacaggtggtctaccggtggtgtaccaaggccacttggcaaacctcggtccattccgagaatgtttaacacccgctcacgaaaagagacaagaggggtgcgccggtgcatgtgtgAGTGTCAGAATGcaaaaacggacaacggggaaaatgctcggacgcatgagacgaacacgtatgcaaatgagatgcacatgatgacatgatatgaaatgcattacatggacaaaatgcaaaacaaagaaaaaaacccaaccacggagggaatatcataacacatagccaaaaatggcaagagttggagttacaaatatggaaagtcacatccggggtgttacTACACttcaccactacgagaggatctcgtctcgagatctaggactgaaagaactccggatatttgGAACGGAGGTAGTCCTCgtgctcccaggtggcttctcggtcggaatggtgcgaccacttctgtcaaggatataccccgcggtatgacccggctggaCTTGGCATTTCACCGATGACCCGGTCGGACTCATGGGTCTAGCGGCTCATTGGTCAAACAGCTCATGGCCCAGACgactcactggagacccggcgggcggatcagacggacgccacggcccaaggcccggcaggctggcttatactctggtgggccggcttaagatgAAAGGTGTGAGGAttatttcctttacaaggaagcaagacccggacttgtattcaacttataaagaaagatagactagtcctaatcctactaggactccacatgtaacccgcccctctaacttatataaggaggggcagggcaccccaaagagggacgagtaacaagaaacaatctctagggctagacaccgagagccggttcccggcgactctcccgtgatcataatgagacctagccccaaacagcatgtagggttgttaccggatgatgtttcccggggcccgaagctgtctaaatccttgtcttgtgttgcgtctctcgattccgctcaacccctctcaagctaccacatagatgcgttggcctcgcgactaagtcctgacactaaggacatctaccgtgacaattccacgacagttggcgcccaccgtggggcctgcgcacgttggtgttgagttcttgaagggatctcttTAGGGATCGAGAAGCTCGCGAATAGACGGACAAAGAAGAGCCGGCTTTAAGCAATCGCGCAGGGTAACGTGAGGCTGGACAACCTTGAGCACAGCAGGCGATCAGAATCGTGATTAAACTTCGGAGCCATCGGGTACAAGATTATGATCTTGAGGAAGCTAGGGTTGCGTCGGCTCCGCCGCGGCCGTCCAGAAAAGTCGTCGAGACCGAGATTAAAACTTTCCGCTGCAGTTTTTCCTTCTTGGATTAAGGGACGTATACACCGAGGCCGACGCGAAGTCATCCTGTGCTATGGTCAAGTCCACGTAAGCCTCGTTTTCCTCCAATCGATCAATCTAGGGGGAGCAACCAGATCAGATCTGCCTTTGCAAAAATTCATACAGAAAATATACACCAAGAAGACTGAAGCTGTCACGTGGTAACACAATCCATCATGGTACTAGATGTTATTGCTAATACGCAAGTGGTCACAGGTCAAAATACCATGAGTTAGCGGAAAAAAAAGAGGAAGGCCACGACCCGATCTATTCAATCGGTTACGACTCGGAAGCAACTTCCGCAGCCACGACCTTGctcagccaccgccgccgccggattgAGCCGGCCCTCGTCGGTCCCCGGTCGCTTCAGCTTGCCTTGAGGAGTCTTCCGCCTGTGGTAACTCTGGCGCTTTAGCCGCCCCTTG
This genomic window from Aegilops tauschii subsp. strangulata cultivar AL8/78 chromosome 4, Aet v6.0, whole genome shotgun sequence contains:
- the LOC141022002 gene encoding B3 domain-containing protein At1g16640-like; amino-acid sequence: MERRSCRPWERRGGVGAPRGKRRNYGQACPTLFSKVILAPKLESLPLPLGFTKHFPAVPTKFRLKTYTGCAWRVMVSVIHDRVTLDQGWASFVTVHQIRIGYMVTLKLLTPDTLMVVFNDDGMEVVTKCKKYDDAFAVTV